A genomic segment from Thermoanaerobacterium sp. PSU-2 encodes:
- a CDS encoding YopX family protein has protein sequence MREIKFRGKRKDNGEWMYGYVVRERYGVCIQYLMEKPLGIEKYKVVVEPESVGQYTGLKDKNGQEIYEGDIVVAEDSYGNKWCGVVKYKDKHTAFFVEGKNVAAILGWHLTDNNGVFAEVIGNIYENPELLEG, from the coding sequence ATGAGAGAAATAAAATTTAGAGGTAAAAGAAAAGACAATGGTGAGTGGATGTATGGATATGTAGTAAGAGAAAGATATGGGGTGTGTATACAGTACCTAATGGAAAAACCTTTAGGCATTGAAAAATATAAAGTTGTTGTAGAACCTGAAAGCGTAGGGCAATACACCGGTTTAAAGGACAAGAACGGGCAGGAAATATACGAGGGCGATATAGTTGTAGCTGAAGATAGCTACGGGAATAAATGGTGTGGAGTGGTGAAATACAAAGATAAACATACTGCTTTTTTCGTAGAAGGGAAAAATGTTGCGGCTATTCTTGGATGGCATCTAACAGACAACAATGGCGTGTTTGCTGAGGTAATTGGTAATATTTACGAAAATCCTGAATTATTGGAGGGATAA
- a CDS encoding ATP-binding protein has translation YECPICKDMEWIIDDKTNTARPCKCREVKTYKRILENSGISEAFQKRTFKNFITTNKPQQVIDARNMAIRYVKEFDNLKNAKNNSIAFLGQVGSGKTHLSIAIANELMKKNVGVLYMQYREAIIQLKQCIMDEENYNHEIDKYKNATVLLIDDLYKGKITDSDRNIMFEIINYRYLKNSPIIVSSELTVDAIIDIDEAIGSRIVEMCKGHIFEFSGQELNYRLN, from the coding sequence TATGAATGTCCTATCTGCAAAGACATGGAATGGATAATTGACGATAAGACAAATACAGCGAGGCCATGTAAATGCAGGGAGGTTAAGACATATAAACGGATTTTAGAGAATTCCGGCATAAGTGAGGCATTTCAGAAAAGGACTTTTAAAAATTTCATAACGACAAATAAACCGCAACAAGTCATTGATGCGAGGAATATGGCTATTAGATACGTGAAAGAATTTGATAATCTTAAAAATGCTAAGAATAACAGCATTGCATTTTTAGGACAAGTTGGCTCTGGTAAAACGCATTTAAGTATTGCAATTGCGAATGAACTTATGAAGAAAAACGTTGGCGTGCTTTATATGCAATACAGAGAGGCTATTATCCAGCTTAAACAATGCATTATGGACGAAGAAAATTACAATCATGAAATAGATAAATATAAAAATGCGACAGTATTGCTGATTGATGACTTATACAAAGGCAAAATAACTGATTCAGATCGCAATATCATGTTTGAAATTATTAATTATCGTTATCTTAAAAACTCACCAATCATCGTATCTAGTGAGCTTACAGTGGATGCAATTATAGATATTGATGAGGCTATAGGAAGTAGAATTGTCGAGATGTGCAAAGGACATATTTTTGAATTTAGCGGGCAGGAATTGAACTATAGATTGAATTAG